In bacterium, the DNA window GCAGCCGTGATCCGCCGCCGGCATGGAGACGGGCTGGGCGGCGCTGCGTGCGGGGCCCTCCTGGCGCTCGCCTTCTCGCTGGCGGTGAGCGCGGCCGCCTCGCGGGGCGCCGCGGCGCAGCCTGCCGACCAGGAGCCCGCGGCCCTCAAGGGGCTGGGGATCTTCCACCAGGCCGGCGTCCAGGTGCCGCTCGACCTGGCCTTCAGCGACGAGCAGGGCCGCGCCGTTCGCCTCGGCGACTACTTCACGGGCGCGGAGCCCGTGATCCTCACGCTCGTCTACTACAACTGCCCGATGCTCTGCAACGTCCTGCTCGACCGCTTCGTGGCCGGCCTCAAGGAGCTGGACTGGACGGCCGGGCAGGAGTTCCGCATCGTCACGGTGAGCATCGATCCCAAGGACGACAGCGCCGGCGCCTTCAGGAAGCGGGCCCACCAGATCGAGGACTACGGTCGACCGTCGGCGACCGCGGGCTGGCACTTCCTGACGGGCGAGGAGGCGGCAATCGCGCCCCTGGCCGACGCGGTGGGCTTCAAGTACGCGCTCGACCCCGAGACGGGCGAGTACCGGCACGCCGCGGGCATCTTCGTGCTCACGCCCGCGGGCAAGGTGAGCCAGACCCTGCTCGGGCTCGACTTTCCGGGCAAGGACCTGCGCCTGGCCCTGGTCGAAGCCTCGGCGGGCAAGATCGGCAGCGCGCTCGACCGCGTGCTGCTCTTCTGCTTCCACTACGACGCCGCCGAGGGCCGCTACGCGCCGGCGGCGATGAACCTGATGCGGCTGGGCGGGGGCATCTGCGCCCTCACCCTGGCCCTGTGGCTGATCACGGTCTGGCGGCGCGATCGCCACCGCCGGCTGGTCGCAGGGGGATCGCACCCGTGAATGCGCTGAACACGCTCTTCGCTTCGACGGCGGGCGCCGGGCTGGCGACCGGCAGCGGGTCCTTCTGGATGCCACGCCAGGGCACGGCCATCGCCGGCCAGGTGGACGGCATCTTCAGCTTCCTGCTCTGGCTCAGTCTCTTCTTCTTCACGCTCATCGTCGGCCTGATGGTGGTCTTCATCGTCCGCTACCGGCAGCGCCGCCGCGAGGAGCGCGCCAGCTCGGACGTCTCGCACAACACGGCGCTGGAGTTGACCTGGACCCTGGTGCCGGTCGCGCTCGTGATCGTCATCTTCACCGTCGGGTTCCGCGCCTACCTGAGGCTCAGCGTGCCGCCGGCCGACGCCTACGAGGTGCTCGTCACCGGCCAGAAGTGGAACTGGGAGTTCACCTACCCCAACGGCTACCGCGACCCGCAGCTACACGTGCCGGTCGATAAGCCGATCCGCCTCGTGATGACCTCGCAGGACGTGATCCACAGCTTCTACGTGCCCGACTTCCGCGTGAAGCACGACGTCGTCCCCGGTCGCTACACCAAGGTCTGGTTCGACCCCGAGGCGCCGGGCGAGCACTACATTCTCTGCGCGGAGTTCTGTGGCGACAGCCACTCGGACATGATCTCCAAGGTGATCGTTCATCCAGCGGGCGAGTTCGAAACCTGGCTTGCGGACGCGGGCGGCTTCCTCGACAAGCTGCCGCCGGCCGAGGCGGGCGAGCGGCTGACGAAGAGCCTCGGCTGCAACGCCTGTCACAGCGTCGACGGCTCGCGCATGATCGGACCCAGCTACAAGGGGCTCTTCGGCAGCCCGCGGCGGCTCAAGGACGG includes these proteins:
- a CDS encoding SCO family protein, which translates into the protein MIRRRHGDGLGGAACGALLALAFSLAVSAAASRGAAAQPADQEPAALKGLGIFHQAGVQVPLDLAFSDEQGRAVRLGDYFTGAEPVILTLVYYNCPMLCNVLLDRFVAGLKELDWTAGQEFRIVTVSIDPKDDSAGAFRKRAHQIEDYGRPSATAGWHFLTGEEAAIAPLADAVGFKYALDPETGEYRHAAGIFVLTPAGKVSQTLLGLDFPGKDLRLALVEASAGKIGSALDRVLLFCFHYDAAEGRYAPAAMNLMRLGGGICALTLALWLITVWRRDRHRRLVAGGSHP
- the coxB gene encoding cytochrome c oxidase subunit II → MPRQGTAIAGQVDGIFSFLLWLSLFFFTLIVGLMVVFIVRYRQRRREERASSDVSHNTALELTWTLVPVALVIVIFTVGFRAYLRLSVPPADAYEVLVTGQKWNWEFTYPNGYRDPQLHVPVDKPIRLVMTSQDVIHSFYVPDFRVKHDVVPGRYTKVWFDPEAPGEHYILCAEFCGDSHSDMISKVIVHPAGEFETWLADAGGFLDKLPPAEAGERLTKSLGCNACHSVDGSRMIGPSYKGLFGSPRRLKDGSSVVADENYIRASLLDPQGQVVEGFEPVMPTFQGRISEKEIGMMIEYLKTLSDQGAQP